A part of Chloroflexota bacterium genomic DNA contains:
- a CDS encoding queuine tRNA-ribosyltransferase family protein: MTEPKTLSIRDKTIPLPIFLPDATLGYVRAVDSLDLLGVNIQALVMNTFHLMQKPGSSTIQAFNGLHSFADWPGLIITDSGGFQAYSLIHQNAQYGSLTDKGILFRPEGKDRKFILSPEKSIQLQISYDTDVVICLDDCTHVDAPREEQELSVQRTLDWAIRCKTEYNRQMDQRQVETANQPLIFGVIQGGGYPDLRRKCAEGLLEIGFDGFGYGGWPLDGDGNLLEDIVGLTRELVPAQFPMHALGIGHPLNLVKTYELGYEIFDCALPTRDARHGRLMRFTTAPDEALTGKDWLEFVYISDKKHIKDTRPISEHCDCPVCSHYSLGYLHHLFKTGDWLYQRLATLHNLRFMTQLTERLANHAG, translated from the coding sequence ATGACCGAACCCAAGACGCTCTCCATCCGGGATAAGACCATCCCCCTGCCCATATTCCTGCCCGACGCAACACTCGGTTATGTGCGGGCTGTGGATTCGCTGGATCTGTTGGGTGTGAACATTCAAGCGCTGGTGATGAACACCTTCCACCTGATGCAAAAACCCGGTTCCAGCACCATCCAGGCCTTCAACGGGCTGCACAGCTTTGCGGATTGGCCAGGGCTGATCATCACCGACTCGGGCGGCTTTCAGGCCTATTCTCTGATCCATCAAAACGCTCAATACGGCTCGCTGACCGATAAAGGTATCCTATTCCGCCCGGAAGGCAAAGACCGGAAGTTCATCCTCTCCCCCGAAAAGAGCATCCAGCTGCAGATCAGCTACGACACCGATGTCGTGATCTGTCTGGATGATTGCACCCATGTGGATGCGCCTCGCGAAGAGCAGGAACTCTCCGTCCAACGCACCCTTGATTGGGCAATACGCTGTAAGACCGAGTACAACCGCCAGATGGATCAACGCCAGGTGGAAACCGCGAACCAGCCGCTGATTTTTGGTGTGATCCAGGGCGGTGGCTACCCGGACCTTCGTCGGAAGTGTGCTGAAGGCCTTCTGGAAATCGGATTTGACGGCTTTGGTTACGGCGGTTGGCCGCTGGATGGCGACGGCAACTTGCTGGAAGACATCGTCGGGCTCACCCGTGAACTCGTTCCTGCCCAATTCCCCATGCACGCTTTAGGCATCGGGCATCCGCTGAATCTGGTCAAAACCTATGAATTGGGTTATGAGATCTTCGACTGCGCCCTGCCCACCCGTGACGCCCGTCATGGCCGCCTGATGCGCTTCACTACAGCGCCGGATGAAGCCCTGACTGGCAAGGACTGGCTGGAATTTGTCTATATCTCCGATAAAAAACACATCAAAGACACCCGCCCAATCTCCGAGCACTGTGATTGCCCGGTTTGCAGTCATTACTCGCTGGGTTACCTCCACCACCTCTTCAAGACCGGTGACTGGCTCTACCAGCGGCTGGCAACCCTGCATAATTTACGCTTCATGACCCAACTGACCGAACGGCTGGCAAATCATGCCGGATAA
- a CDS encoding 1-acyl-sn-glycerol-3-phosphate acyltransferase encodes MIKRWLVNHIVRFLCNIFLKIDKSELHKVPAEGPLLVVVNHINSLDAPVIISHMYPRPTTGLVKQETWDNALYRFLFNVWDGIPINREIADFTAFRAAQEALKEGKILAVAPEGTRTRDGHLIQAKPGVAMLAMKAGVPILPVVYYGHEDYSANLKKLKRTPMAIKVGEPFRLDLNGQDREKGILQEVADEMMIEIARLLPEKYRGYYTDKVNDAQEFIEHLSGSTWQHVSQAFG; translated from the coding sequence ATGATTAAGAGATGGTTGGTTAATCATATTGTCCGGTTCCTGTGCAATATCTTTCTCAAGATTGATAAATCTGAATTGCACAAGGTGCCGGCTGAGGGGCCTTTATTGGTGGTGGTGAACCATATCAACTCACTGGATGCCCCGGTCATCATTTCCCATATGTACCCCCGGCCCACGACAGGGCTGGTGAAACAGGAGACCTGGGATAATGCCCTTTACCGTTTTCTGTTCAATGTCTGGGATGGCATCCCGATCAATCGGGAGATCGCCGATTTCACCGCTTTTCGGGCGGCTCAGGAGGCTTTGAAGGAAGGGAAAATCCTGGCTGTGGCGCCGGAAGGCACCCGCACCCGCGATGGGCATCTGATCCAGGCCAAACCTGGCGTGGCGATGCTGGCGATGAAAGCGGGCGTACCAATCCTGCCGGTGGTTTATTACGGGCATGAGGATTATTCCGCTAATCTGAAGAAATTGAAACGCACACCGATGGCAATTAAGGTCGGTGAACCGTTCCGGCTTGACCTAAATGGCCAAGATCGCGAGAAGGGTATCCTGCAGGAAGTGGCTGACGAGATGATGATTGAGATCGCCAGGCTGCTGCCGGAAAAATATCGGGGGTATTATACGGATAAGGTGAATGATGCTCAAGAATTCATTGAGCATCTGAGTGGATCAACGTGGCAGCATGTTTCGCAGGCGTTTGGGTAG
- a CDS encoding HAD family phosphatase, with amino-acid sequence MTIRTIIFDFGDVLFLTPDRNWMKHWRKVLGIKDDPEVSAILANPNESELMNEICLGHIPEETLWQLMAERWQINSRLMKRIRRHTSTKKMLNQPMVDLLSELHNNYQTGILSNAGDKSRSLMVDTFELDKIVEDIIISAEEGVIKPDPDIYEIALNRLNATPETTLFLDDYLPNVEAARDLGITAVHFKDNQQATGEIRAYLAEGA; translated from the coding sequence ATGACAATTAGAACAATCATATTTGATTTTGGTGACGTGCTATTCCTGACGCCGGATCGCAACTGGATGAAACACTGGCGTAAAGTGCTTGGAATCAAGGACGATCCGGAGGTCTCAGCTATTTTAGCCAATCCCAACGAATCGGAGTTGATGAATGAAATTTGTTTGGGTCATATCCCCGAGGAGACATTGTGGCAACTGATGGCTGAACGATGGCAGATCAACAGCCGCCTTATGAAACGAATCAGACGCCACACCTCAACGAAGAAGATGTTGAATCAGCCGATGGTTGATCTGTTGTCAGAATTACACAACAATTACCAGACCGGCATCCTGAGCAATGCCGGTGATAAATCGCGCAGCTTGATGGTTGACACCTTTGAGTTGGATAAGATCGTCGAGGATATCATCATTTCTGCGGAGGAGGGCGTGATCAAGCCTGACCCGGACATCTATGAAATTGCGCTGAATCGGCTTAATGCGACACCGGAAACCACGCTATTCCTGGATGATTACCTGCCCAATGTTGAAGCAGCCCGCGATCTTGGTATTACCGCGGTGCATTTTAAGGATAACCAGCAAGCCACTGGTGAAATCCGGGCATATCTTGCTGAAGGAGCCTAA
- the rsmI gene encoding 16S rRNA (cytidine(1402)-2'-O)-methyltransferase, whose translation MLYLVATPIGNLGDISLRALEVLRSVDLIAAEDTRKTSILLNHYDIHKPQKSYHAFNEEKAVPKLMEMLLEGQSVAVVTDAGTPVISDPGYTLVRAAIENEIPVTAIPGASAVVMALSLSGLPAHSFTFKGFPPRKSGARKRFLAADAETPHTQVFYESTYRIEAFLEDALEVLGDRPAAVANDLTKKFETVSRGLLSELLEAVKKEKPRGEYTVVIEGKRD comes from the coding sequence ATGTTGTATTTAGTGGCGACACCGATTGGAAATTTGGGTGATATCAGCTTGCGGGCTTTGGAAGTACTGCGTTCAGTGGACCTGATCGCCGCGGAAGATACCCGCAAGACCTCCATCCTGCTGAATCATTATGATATTCATAAACCTCAGAAGAGCTATCATGCTTTCAATGAAGAAAAGGCTGTGCCGAAGCTGATGGAGATGCTATTGGAAGGTCAGTCGGTTGCCGTGGTGACCGATGCTGGGACGCCGGTTATCTCCGATCCGGGGTATACCTTGGTCAGGGCTGCCATTGAAAATGAAATCCCCGTGACAGCTATCCCAGGCGCATCAGCCGTAGTGATGGCGTTATCACTTTCCGGTCTGCCGGCACACAGTTTCACTTTCAAGGGCTTTCCACCGCGCAAATCCGGTGCACGCAAGCGGTTCCTTGCGGCCGATGCCGAGACACCGCATACTCAAGTCTTTTATGAAAGTACCTACCGGATCGAGGCTTTTTTGGAGGACGCTCTGGAAGTGTTGGGTGATCGTCCGGCTGCAGTTGCCAATGACCTGACCAAGAAGTTTGAAACAGTCTCTCGGGGGCTGCTCAGTGAGCTGCTAGAAGCGGTTAAAAAAGAAAAACCACGGGGAGAATACACCGTGGTTATTGAAGGTAAAAGGGACTAA
- a CDS encoding queuosine precursor transporter, whose product MDAEKNSTPTTQFKYLDIITIVFVLVLVLSNIASSAKIIDWGISLGPIQLSFDAGTILFPISYIFGDVLTEVYGYKRSRRIIWLGFGALIFSALVFRVVQILPGEAVWESEVGQQSYNMILGSMSTGGIVVASLAGFFAGSFSNAIIMALMKLLTKGKYLWMRTIGSTIIGEGMDTFTFILVASALGVFPWEIFWSLTVTNYIFKVGVEALMTPVTYWVVNHLKKSEGVDVFDKDTKFSPFIFK is encoded by the coding sequence ATGGACGCTGAAAAGAATTCTACACCAACAACACAATTCAAGTATCTCGATATTATCACAATTGTCTTCGTTTTAGTTCTTGTTCTAAGCAATATTGCCTCATCAGCCAAGATCATCGACTGGGGCATCAGCCTCGGGCCGATTCAACTCAGCTTTGACGCCGGGACAATCCTCTTCCCGATCAGCTATATCTTCGGTGACGTGCTCACGGAAGTCTACGGCTATAAACGCTCCCGCCGGATCATCTGGCTCGGTTTCGGCGCACTGATCTTCAGCGCACTCGTCTTCCGTGTGGTTCAGATCCTTCCCGGTGAAGCTGTTTGGGAATCTGAAGTCGGTCAACAATCCTACAACATGATTCTGGGCAGCATGAGCACCGGTGGGATTGTCGTCGCCAGCCTGGCGGGTTTCTTCGCCGGCTCCTTCTCCAATGCCATCATCATGGCGCTGATGAAACTGCTGACCAAAGGGAAATATCTCTGGATGCGCACCATCGGCAGCACCATCATTGGCGAAGGTATGGACACCTTCACCTTCATCCTCGTTGCCTCAGCGCTGGGTGTGTTCCCCTGGGAAATCTTCTGGAGCCTGACCGTCACCAACTACATTTTCAAAGTCGGGGTGGAAGCCCTGATGACGCCCGTGACGTATTGGGTGGTCAATCACCTAAAGAAATCCGAAGGCGTCGATGTTTTTGATAAAGATACCAAATTCTCCCCCTTTATTTTCAAATAG
- the rsmI gene encoding 16S rRNA (cytidine(1402)-2'-O)-methyltransferase, translating to MNTNTKTGKLYIVATPIGNPKDITLRALEILKKVDVVICEEYRLGSKLLHQLGIENELITLNEHNEMQEAQNILVRLAKGETMAIISDAGTPVFADPGQRLLELLYQSNIPVSPIPGPASLMAALSLCDFPITRFVFAGFPPRKTELREKFLSDYKTSSVPVILMDTPYRLTKMLEEVQTVFGKNQQILLACDMTLKKEGIYRGAVSDILPKVAGQKREFILILNLNRRRRR from the coding sequence ATGAATACTAATACGAAGACCGGAAAATTATATATCGTTGCCACACCAATCGGCAACCCCAAAGATATCACCCTGCGCGCCCTCGAGATCCTCAAAAAGGTTGATGTTGTGATCTGTGAGGAATACCGCTTGGGCAGTAAGTTATTGCACCAGTTAGGTATCGAGAACGAGCTGATCACCCTGAACGAGCACAATGAAATGCAGGAAGCTCAAAATATCCTCGTTCGGCTGGCCAAAGGCGAGACCATGGCGATCATCTCCGATGCGGGCACACCGGTCTTTGCCGACCCCGGCCAGCGTCTCCTGGAGTTACTCTACCAATCCAACATCCCCGTTTCACCTATTCCCGGCCCAGCCTCATTAATGGCCGCCCTCTCTCTCTGCGATTTCCCGATCACGCGTTTTGTGTTTGCCGGCTTCCCACCGCGCAAGACCGAATTGCGCGAGAAATTCCTCTCCGATTATAAAACGAGCTCGGTCCCAGTCATCCTGATGGATACACCCTACCGCCTCACCAAGATGCTGGAAGAGGTGCAGACCGTCTTTGGCAAGAACCAGCAGATATTGTTGGCTTGTGATATGACCCTGAAGAAAGAAGGTATCTATCGCGGCGCTGTCAGTGATATCCTGCCCAAGGTAGCCGGGCAAAAGCGGGAATTCATCCTGATCCTCAACCTCAACCGGCGGAGACGCAGATAG
- a CDS encoding 16S rRNA (uracil(1498)-N(3))-methyltransferase, whose product MNRFFIQPEYIKGKDVQFPPDLSHQIVHVLRLKAGDPVEVLDNSGKVYHVALDIDSAEKTVQGQILDSSMTKGEPIVTIELCVGLSHRDKFEWILQKGTEIGVSVFTPFISSRTLVQSDELKPKRRDRWERIIREAAEQSGRGKLPELNDPVPFSDLLQGEPSDDVLSLIAWEGKDPEESGLNDLLIGYSGVRIRLLVGPEGGFSEDEVEAALECGCQVVSLGTRILRMETAAIFFPGLVLYLVENTNQVR is encoded by the coding sequence ATGAATCGATTTTTTATCCAGCCGGAATATATTAAAGGGAAGGACGTCCAGTTTCCCCCCGACCTTAGTCATCAGATAGTCCACGTCCTCCGTTTGAAGGCAGGTGACCCAGTGGAGGTGCTGGATAATTCCGGCAAGGTATATCACGTGGCGCTGGATATTGACTCTGCTGAGAAAACCGTGCAGGGGCAGATTTTGGACTCTTCAATGACAAAAGGAGAGCCAATCGTCACAATTGAGCTATGCGTGGGGCTTTCACATCGGGATAAATTCGAGTGGATTTTGCAAAAGGGGACCGAGATTGGTGTGAGTGTCTTTACGCCATTCATCTCCTCCCGCACACTGGTGCAATCCGACGAGCTGAAGCCGAAACGGCGTGACCGCTGGGAGCGCATCATCCGGGAAGCTGCGGAGCAATCCGGGCGCGGAAAACTGCCGGAGCTGAACGACCCAGTGCCATTTTCGGACTTGCTGCAAGGTGAACCAAGTGATGATGTCCTGTCGCTTATAGCCTGGGAGGGAAAGGACCCGGAGGAATCTGGGCTCAATGATCTCCTGATTGGTTATTCAGGAGTCAGAATCCGTTTGTTAGTCGGCCCGGAAGGCGGTTTCTCAGAAGATGAAGTGGAAGCTGCGCTTGAATGCGGTTGCCAGGTGGTTTCTTTAGGGACGCGGATCCTCAGGATGGAGACTGCGGCCATCTTCTTCCCGGGCTTGGTCCTGTATTTGGTTGAAAACACAAACCAGGTTAGGTAA
- a CDS encoding diacylglycerol kinase family lipid kinase, with protein sequence MHKYCLIVNPLAGRGSALKAIPEIESILNGLELDYDIILTEYPGHAIELAKEAGANGYQTVVSVGGDGTANEVINGLMQDAIAGNLCANLGVLPVGRGNDFSYGMGVPQDLEEACKALAETKPRPIDVGLVKGGDYPEGRYFGNGVGIGFDTIVGFEAAKLPKFISGIPAYLIAAVKTIFLYFRAPLLRVELDDEVIEQPCLLVSLMNGRRMGGSFMFAPESEQDDGFLNLCIVEGVSRREILKIFPKVMNGTQSEHEAVKMPLSQRVKITAVSGSLPVHADGETICEAGTELEVSILKQQLQMICG encoded by the coding sequence GTGCATAAATACTGCTTGATCGTCAACCCGCTGGCCGGGAGAGGCTCTGCCCTCAAAGCCATTCCTGAAATTGAATCCATCCTTAATGGACTTGAACTGGATTATGACATTATCCTGACCGAGTACCCCGGCCATGCCATTGAACTGGCGAAGGAGGCGGGGGCCAATGGCTATCAGACGGTGGTGTCGGTGGGGGGTGATGGTACTGCCAATGAGGTGATCAACGGCCTGATGCAGGATGCGATCGCTGGGAACCTTTGTGCGAACCTGGGCGTCCTGCCGGTTGGCCGGGGCAATGATTTCTCCTATGGGATGGGTGTTCCGCAGGATTTGGAAGAAGCCTGCAAGGCATTGGCTGAGACCAAACCCCGTCCGATTGATGTCGGCCTGGTCAAGGGTGGGGATTATCCGGAAGGTCGTTATTTTGGCAATGGCGTTGGGATCGGTTTTGATACCATCGTTGGTTTTGAGGCTGCAAAACTGCCTAAGTTCATCAGCGGCATTCCCGCTTATTTAATTGCGGCCGTCAAAACGATTTTCCTTTATTTCCGAGCGCCATTACTCCGTGTGGAACTGGATGATGAGGTTATTGAACAACCCTGCTTGCTGGTCTCTCTGATGAATGGCCGGCGGATGGGTGGTTCGTTCATGTTCGCGCCCGAATCCGAGCAGGACGATGGCTTCTTGAATTTATGCATTGTTGAAGGGGTTAGCCGTCGGGAAATCCTGAAAATTTTCCCCAAAGTGATGAATGGCACGCAAAGTGAACACGAGGCTGTAAAAATGCCGCTGAGCCAGCGTGTGAAAATCACAGCAGTTTCGGGCTCTCTACCGGTGCACGCTGATGGTGAGACCATCTGCGAGGCCGGTACTGAACTGGAAGTGTCGATCCTCAAACAGCAGCTTCAGATGATTTGCGGATAA